One Candidatus Coatesbacteria bacterium DNA window includes the following coding sequences:
- the recR gene encoding recombination protein RecR — protein MVPSLKRLLAALRRLPGIGAKSAQRIGYHLLRADDQQSLELARSIVNLTRRVGLCSICGNTAEVGRNQERAKYGGHALEDGRTTREEPTDEPGRNQERAKYGGHDLEGGRTTREEPAGEPGRNQGGPHNGGGSPAEADYETPDGGATSLVCDICADPERDHGRLLIVEEPYNVEAFERTGVYDGYYHVLGGLFDPLAGIGAEELSLDHLVVRLRRGAYREVILATSPTSAGEATASYLRELLEPLELEVTRIAVGLSAGADVDYADEVSLRLALEGRRRFS, from the coding sequence TTGGTCCCCAGCTTAAAAAGGCTGCTGGCGGCTCTGCGCCGTCTGCCCGGCATCGGCGCCAAATCCGCCCAGCGCATCGGCTACCACCTCCTGCGCGCCGACGACCAACAGAGCCTCGAACTCGCCCGCTCCATCGTCAACCTCACCCGCCGCGTCGGACTCTGCTCCATCTGCGGCAACACCGCCGAGGTGGGCCGCAATCAAGAACGGGCCAAGTACGGGGGCCACGCCTTAGAAGACGGACGGACCACCCGCGAAGAACCCACCGACGAGCCGGGCCGCAATCAAGAACGGGCCAAGTACGGGGGCCACGACTTAGAAGGCGGACGGACCACCCGCGAAGAACCCGCCGGCGAGCCGGGCCGCAATCAGGGGGGGCCGCATAATGGGGGCGGATCACCCGCAGAGGCGGATTACGAGACCCCCGACGGCGGCGCGACAAGCCTCGTCTGCGACATCTGCGCCGATCCCGAACGCGACCACGGCCGCCTGCTGATCGTCGAGGAACCCTACAACGTCGAGGCCTTCGAGCGCACCGGCGTTTACGACGGCTACTATCACGTCCTGGGGGGCTTGTTCGATCCCCTCGCCGGGATCGGCGCCGAGGAGCTGAGCCTCGACCACCTGGTCGTCCGCCTGCGCCGCGGCGCCTATCGCGAGGTCATTCTGGCCACCAGTCCGACCTCGGCCGGTGAGGCCACCGCCTCTTATCTGCGGGAACTGCTCGAGCCTCTCGAACTCGAGGTCACCCGCATCGCCGTGGGCCTCTCCGCCGGCGCCGACGTCGACTACGCCGACGAGGTCTCCCTGCGCCTGGCCCTCGAGGGACGCCGCCGCTTTAGCTGA
- a CDS encoding roadblock/LC7 domain-containing protein gives MEHEQSVELFEEDYQIINRVLSRLLTEANARIVLLVDRSGQLISSHGDTSNMDSTAFASLSAGNFAATSALAKILGQDEFSVLFHQGEKESIHISIVQSRVILVIVFDNRTSLGLVRLRVKKALEELSTVFENIFAKLGASSQSRSLDSSFASVAESEIDNLFKD, from the coding sequence ATGGAACACGAACAAAGCGTTGAGCTTTTCGAGGAAGATTATCAAATCATCAACCGCGTGCTGTCCCGTCTGCTGACGGAGGCCAACGCCCGCATCGTCCTGCTGGTCGACCGCTCCGGGCAGTTGATCAGCTCCCACGGCGACACCTCCAATATGGACTCCACCGCCTTCGCCAGCCTGTCGGCGGGCAACTTCGCCGCCACCAGCGCCCTGGCGAAGATCCTCGGCCAGGACGAGTTCTCCGTGCTCTTCCACCAGGGAGAGAAGGAGTCCATCCATATCTCCATCGTCCAGAGTCGGGTCATCCTGGTCATCGTTTTCGACAACCGCACCAGCCTCGGTCTGGTACGGCTGCGGGTCAAGAAGGCCCTCGAAGAGCTGTCCACCGTCTTCGAGAACATCTTCGCCAAGCTGGGCGCCTCCAGCCAGAGCCGCAGCCTGGACTCCTCCTTCGCCTCGGTCGCCGAGAGCGAGATCGATAATCTCTTCAAGGACTAA
- a CDS encoding gliding-motility protein MglA — protein sequence MSLINYANKEINCKIVYYGCGLCGKTTNLLYIHKKIAAEYRGKLVSLATETDRTLFFDFLPLDLGSIQGFTTRFHLYTVPGQVHYDASRKLILKGVDGLVFVVDSQVERIEDNIESLENLKVNLRSQGYELDDLPMVVQYNKRDLPNVVPVEELERQINHRNDPSFESIATEGVGVFDTLRAISKLILASISQKQSV from the coding sequence ATGTCGCTGATCAACTACGCCAATAAGGAGATCAACTGTAAGATCGTCTATTACGGTTGCGGCCTGTGCGGCAAGACGACCAACCTGCTCTACATCCACAAGAAGATCGCCGCCGAGTACCGCGGCAAGCTGGTCAGTCTGGCCACCGAAACCGACCGCACCCTGTTCTTCGATTTCCTGCCCCTCGATCTGGGCAGCATCCAGGGCTTCACCACCCGCTTCCACCTCTACACCGTCCCCGGCCAGGTCCACTACGACGCCTCGCGCAAGCTGATCCTCAAGGGCGTCGACGGCCTGGTCTTCGTCGTCGACTCCCAGGTCGAACGCATCGAGGACAATATCGAGAGCCTGGAGAACCTCAAGGTCAATCTGCGCAGCCAGGGCTACGAACTCGATGACCTGCCCATGGTCGTGCAGTACAACAAGCGCGACCTGCCAAACGTCGTCCCCGTCGAGGAGCTGGAGCGCCAGATCAACCACCGCAACGACCCCAGTTTCGAATCCATCGCCACCGAGGGCGTCGGCGTCTTCGACACCCTGCGCGCGATCAGCAAGCTCATCCTGGCCAGCATCAGCCAGAAGCAATCCGTCTAG